The following are encoded together in the Kribbella voronezhensis genome:
- a CDS encoding transcriptional regulator yields MPETTRALLSGQETAWKLILDHPFVAQTSAGTLPRAAFDRWLAEDYYFVRSFRAFLAELTAIAPDDQAREVLAGGLAALVPELELFEAAAADRGLDLDVEPSLLNLGYTSYLAASARAGWPLGITVLWAVEKAYYDAWASVRDTTGPDTQYAGFIANWSSPEFAAYVEQLGVLVDREELTADLTAAFDRVVRFELAFWDLVAG; encoded by the coding sequence GTGCCTGAGACGACCCGTGCCCTGTTGAGTGGCCAGGAGACAGCCTGGAAACTCATCCTGGACCACCCGTTCGTGGCGCAGACCTCGGCGGGCACGCTGCCCCGCGCCGCCTTCGATCGCTGGCTGGCCGAGGACTACTACTTCGTCCGGTCGTTCCGTGCGTTCCTCGCCGAACTGACCGCCATCGCGCCGGACGACCAGGCCCGGGAAGTGCTGGCCGGCGGATTGGCCGCACTCGTCCCCGAGCTGGAACTGTTCGAAGCGGCCGCGGCCGACCGTGGCCTGGACCTCGACGTCGAACCCTCCCTGCTCAACCTCGGCTACACCTCCTATCTGGCCGCATCGGCCCGCGCCGGCTGGCCGCTCGGCATCACCGTCCTCTGGGCCGTCGAGAAGGCGTACTACGACGCCTGGGCATCCGTCCGCGACACGACCGGCCCGGACACGCAGTACGCCGGATTCATCGCGAACTGGTCGTCGCCGGAGTTCGCGGCGTACGTCGAACAGCTCGGCGTACTGGTGGATCGCGAGGAACTGACCGCGGACCTCACCGCCGCCTTCGACCGGGTGGTCCGCTTCGAGCTGGCCTTCTGGGACCTGGTGGCCGGGTGA
- a CDS encoding ABC transporter substrate-binding protein, with protein MGGAAAVGTLAACGGKSSGGGGGQLKIIGAGSQEAGLRKALEEYKAKNADFDFNLSFSPADQLQTALRAQLAAGNAPDLHAVYPGNGSAMSMVQLSKANLLADLSDQAWTQKIPSGFKGAFQQDGKTRIFSPGTSVLGVIYNKKAFATAGVQPPTTWSELLTVCETLKKKGIVPLALGAQTPWVTQLINYALVPGTVYAKQPDFDDKMAAGSATFAGSGWADAMNKYLELQKRGFFNPNPNGTTYEQATSMVGTGKAAMAVQVSAVLQAYREAAPSPDDLGMFPLPATDNAADNWIPGGIVVGIAVSAKSKKADQARKFVEFCGQPEVVSAWAEAIACVPLYSEGEAKVDPVLKPFLPFLANNKAVPFMDQRWPNAEVQPTHFAVVQELLGGKTTVDGALKKMDEAYRKSA; from the coding sequence ATGGGAGGGGCAGCGGCGGTCGGCACCCTGGCGGCCTGCGGCGGCAAGTCGTCCGGCGGCGGTGGCGGCCAGCTGAAGATCATCGGTGCGGGCAGCCAGGAGGCCGGGCTCCGCAAGGCGCTGGAGGAGTACAAGGCGAAGAACGCCGACTTCGACTTCAACCTGTCCTTCTCGCCGGCCGACCAGTTGCAGACCGCGCTGCGGGCGCAGTTGGCCGCCGGTAACGCGCCGGACCTGCACGCGGTCTACCCGGGCAACGGCAGCGCGATGTCGATGGTCCAGCTGAGCAAGGCGAACCTGCTGGCGGATCTGAGCGACCAGGCCTGGACCCAGAAGATCCCGTCCGGGTTCAAGGGTGCCTTCCAGCAGGACGGCAAGACCCGGATCTTCTCGCCCGGCACCAGCGTGCTCGGGGTCATCTACAACAAGAAGGCCTTCGCCACCGCCGGCGTCCAACCGCCGACGACCTGGAGCGAACTGCTGACCGTGTGCGAAACCCTGAAGAAGAAGGGCATCGTGCCGCTGGCCCTCGGCGCCCAGACGCCGTGGGTGACGCAGTTGATCAACTATGCCCTCGTGCCGGGCACGGTGTACGCCAAGCAGCCCGACTTCGACGACAAGATGGCCGCGGGCTCCGCGACGTTCGCCGGTTCCGGTTGGGCCGATGCGATGAACAAGTACCTCGAACTGCAGAAGCGCGGGTTCTTCAACCCCAACCCGAACGGTACGACGTACGAGCAGGCCACCTCGATGGTCGGCACCGGCAAGGCGGCGATGGCGGTCCAGGTCTCGGCCGTCCTGCAGGCCTATCGCGAAGCCGCGCCGTCGCCGGACGACCTCGGCATGTTCCCGCTCCCGGCCACCGACAACGCCGCGGACAACTGGATCCCGGGCGGCATCGTGGTCGGTATCGCGGTCAGCGCCAAGAGCAAGAAGGCCGACCAGGCCCGCAAGTTCGTCGAGTTCTGCGGTCAGCCCGAGGTCGTCAGCGCCTGGGCCGAGGCGATCGCCTGCGTCCCGCTGTACTCCGAGGGCGAGGCGAAGGTGGACCCGGTACTGAAGCCGTTCCTGCCCTTCCTCGCGAACAACAAGGCGGTCCCGTTCATGGACCAGCGCTGGCCGAACGCCGAGGTCCAGCCCACCCACTTCGCCGTCGTCCAGGAACTGCTCGGCGGGAAGACCACGGTCGACGGAGCCCTGAAGAAGATGGACGAGGCCTACCGGAAGAGCGCATGA
- a CDS encoding carbohydrate ABC transporter permease has product MTAVMSPPVTPVPPPVRRVGRRGGIAPPWLFAAPALLVYALVMLYPSIVGAGSAFTDWSGVGEQRSFVGLANFKQLLHDDQALGALRNTLFLTVAIVVVQNGLGLLLALGVHTTIKSRMVLRVIFFAPVVVSPVMVSFLWKYVYNPAPDAGLNAALNAVGLGSLRQDWLGNPSLAIWSVAFTVIWQCAGYSMVIFLAGLEGVPQELHESAMVDGAGTVARFRHITWPLLAPAVTINVMLSTVGGLTLFTQIIAMTNGGPGYATDTLSTVLYKQAFVFGKFGYSTAVALVLAIFVAAVSFIQIGYLRSRETAA; this is encoded by the coding sequence ATGACGGCGGTCATGTCGCCGCCCGTCACGCCGGTCCCCCCGCCGGTACGACGGGTAGGCCGGCGTGGTGGGATCGCGCCGCCCTGGTTGTTTGCTGCTCCGGCGCTGCTGGTCTACGCGCTGGTGATGTTGTACCCGAGCATCGTCGGGGCCGGATCGGCCTTCACCGATTGGTCCGGGGTGGGGGAGCAGCGATCGTTCGTCGGGCTGGCGAACTTCAAGCAGTTGCTGCACGACGACCAGGCGCTCGGAGCGCTGCGGAACACCCTGTTCCTGACGGTCGCGATCGTCGTGGTGCAGAACGGGCTCGGGTTGCTGCTCGCGCTCGGCGTCCACACCACCATCAAGAGCCGGATGGTGCTGCGGGTGATCTTCTTCGCGCCGGTCGTGGTGAGTCCGGTGATGGTGTCGTTCCTCTGGAAGTACGTCTACAACCCGGCGCCGGACGCAGGCCTGAACGCCGCGCTGAACGCGGTCGGCCTCGGCTCGCTACGACAGGACTGGCTGGGTAATCCGTCGCTGGCGATCTGGTCGGTCGCCTTCACCGTGATCTGGCAATGTGCGGGCTACTCGATGGTGATCTTCCTGGCCGGCCTCGAAGGCGTGCCGCAGGAACTGCACGAGTCGGCGATGGTGGACGGGGCCGGCACGGTCGCGCGGTTCCGGCACATCACCTGGCCGCTGCTGGCACCGGCCGTGACGATCAACGTGATGCTGTCCACCGTCGGCGGGCTGACGCTGTTCACCCAGATCATCGCGATGACGAACGGTGGACCGGGCTACGCCACCGACACCTTGTCGACGGTGCTCTACAAGCAGGCGTTCGTGTTCGGCAAGTTCGGCTACAGCACCGCGGTCGCGCTGGTGCTGGCGATCTTCGTCGCGGCCGTGTCGTTCATCCAGATCGGCTACCTGCGGTCCAGAGAGACGGCCGCATGA
- a CDS encoding carbohydrate ABC transporter permease, whose product MRTGYRPRTFVLELVMVAAAVAFLFPVYALVTLAFKDPGQIANAPLSPPNPPSVKSFGTAWQSASLGSALLNSTLITVSSVIALIVLGSLAAYFLARRASRLSYSLYILFLVGIILPFQLGMIPLYQLVNDLGLLGTYQGMILFYTGIQLPFTVFLYTGFIRSLPADYTNAALIDGASHLQAFGYVIFPLLRPITGTVLILNAVHIWNDFFTPLLYLGGSGRETVPVRVFAFVNEYTSDYGLVAAGLVLAALPILVVFLILQRYVIRGFSSGLKG is encoded by the coding sequence ATGAGAACCGGATACCGCCCGCGCACCTTCGTACTGGAACTCGTCATGGTGGCCGCCGCCGTCGCCTTCCTGTTCCCCGTCTACGCGCTCGTCACGCTGGCGTTCAAGGATCCCGGCCAGATCGCGAACGCTCCGCTGTCGCCACCGAACCCGCCGTCGGTGAAAAGCTTCGGTACGGCGTGGCAGTCGGCCTCGCTCGGCTCGGCGCTGCTCAACAGCACGCTGATCACCGTGTCCAGCGTGATCGCGCTGATCGTGCTCGGCTCCCTGGCGGCGTACTTCCTGGCGCGCCGGGCGTCGCGGCTGAGCTACAGCCTCTACATCCTGTTCCTGGTCGGGATCATCCTGCCTTTCCAGCTCGGCATGATCCCGCTCTACCAACTCGTCAACGATCTCGGGCTGCTCGGGACCTATCAGGGCATGATCCTCTTCTACACCGGGATCCAGTTGCCGTTCACCGTCTTCCTCTACACCGGATTCATCCGGTCCCTGCCGGCCGACTACACCAACGCGGCCCTGATCGACGGGGCCTCGCACCTGCAGGCGTTCGGGTACGTGATCTTCCCGCTGTTGCGGCCGATCACCGGCACCGTGCTGATCCTCAACGCGGTCCACATCTGGAACGACTTCTTCACCCCCTTGCTGTACCTCGGCGGTTCCGGCCGGGAGACCGTGCCGGTCCGGGTCTTTGCCTTCGTCAACGAATACACCTCGGACTACGGATTGGTCGCGGCCGGCCTGGTGCTCGCCGCGCTGCCGATCCTGGTGGTCTTCCTGATCCTGCAGCGCTACGTCATCCGCGGCTTCTCCAGCGGCCTGAAGGGATAA